GCGCTGTTTCATGTGCAGCACGAAGTAATCATTGCAGGCGATGGTGAGCCCGGCCACCAGGGAGAAGAAACCCTGGAAACCAACGCGGCCATCGCGGCTCTGCTCCACATCCCGCAGGATCCGGTCCAGGGCGTTGGGATCCCGCTGGttctgggggaaaagggggaaacgGGGTCAGATCCCACACGGGGATGGGGTCAGATCCCACATGGGAATGGGGTCAGATCCCACAAGGGAATGGGGTCAGATCCCACACGGGGATGGGGTCAGATCCCACACGGGAATGGGGTCAGATCCCACACGGGAATGGGGTCAGATCCCACAAGGGAATGGGGTCAGATCCCACACGGGAATGGGGTCAGATCCCACACGGGAATGGGGTCAGATCCCACAAGGGAATGGGGTCAGATCCCACACGGGGATGGGGTCAGATCCCACACGGGGATGGGGTCAGATCCCACAAGGGAATGGGGTCAGATCCCACACGGGAATGGGGTCAGATCCCACACGGGAATGGGGTCAGATCCCACAAGGGAATGGGGTCAGATCCCACACGGGGATGGGGTCAGATCCCACACGGGGATGGGGTCAGATCCCACACGGGAATGGGGTCAGATCCCAAATGGGAATGGGGTCGGATCCCAAATGGGAATGGGGTCAGATCCCGCATGGGAATGGGGTCAGATCCCGCATGGGAATGGGGTCAGATCCCACACGGGAATGGGGTCAGATCCCAAATGGGAATGGGGTCAGATCCCACACGGGGATGGGGTCAGATCCCACACGGGGATGGGGTCAGATCCCACAAGGGAATGGGGTCAGATCCCACACGGGAATGGGGTCAGATCCCACAAGGGAATGGGGTCAGATCCCAAATGGGAATGGGGTCAGATCCCACAAGGGAATGGGGTCAGATCCCACACGGGAATGGGGTCAGATCCCACAAGGGAATGGGGTCAGATCCCACACGGGGATGGGGTCAGATCCCACACGGGAATGGGGTCAGATCCCACACGGGAATGGGGTCAGATCCCAAACGGGAATGGGGTCAGATCCCAAATGGGAATGGGGTCAGATCCCAAATGGGAATGGGGTCAGATCCcaaatgggaatggggggatCATCCCCCCCCAGTCCTAGGGTTTTATAGGAGCTGATCCCAGGGTGCTGTGGGGTTCTATCCCAGGGTTTTATGGCATCCAATCCTGGGGTTTCATCGAGTTTGATCCCAGGGTTTATGGGATCTAGTCCTGGGGTTTATGGGGTCCAATCCCATGGCTCCATAGGGTTTGATCCCAAGGTTTATGGGATCCTATCTCAAGGTTGGTGTGGTTTGATCCCAGGGTTCTCTGgctccctctgtcccatcccgTGGATCCCATCCCGTGGATCCCATCCcgtggatcccatcccatcccatggaccCCATGGACCCCATCCCTTCAATCTCATGGATCCCATCAACCCCATGgaccccatggatcccatcccatcaatccTGTGGATCCAATGgaccccatggatcccatcaATCCCGTAGATCCCATCTAATGGATCCCGTGGATCCCATTCATCCCGTgaatcccatcccatggatcccatccatCCTGTGGATCCCATcaatcccacagatcccatcccatggatcccgtggatcccatccatcccatggatcccatcccatcaatcccatggatcccatcccatggatcccgtggatcccatccatcccatggatccgatcccatcaatcccatggatcccatcccatcccatcaatcccaaggatcccatcccatggatcccgTGGATCCCACGGATCCCGTTCCGTTCCCACCTCCAGGAACCCCGGGAACTCCTTGTCCATGAGTGCCCTGAGGTCCTCCTTGGCCAGGTGCTCCTTGTCCCCCGCGTACTTGTGGAAGGTGAACATGAGCGTCTCCATGGCGTGCTCCAGCTGCGACGGCATCCTGCCTCTGTGGGAACCCCAAAGTAACTGGgaacccccaaaacaccaatgggaaccccaaaaatccaccctggggaccccaaagtaactgggaaaccccaaaacaccaatgggaaccccaaaaatccaccctggGGAGCCCAAAGTAACtgggaaaccccaaaacaccaaagggaaccccaaaaatccaccatGGGGAGCCCAAAGTAACtgggaaaccccaaaacaccaacgggaaccccaaaaatccaccctggggaccccaaagtaactgggaaaccccaaaacaccaatgggaaccccaaaaatccaccatGGGGACCCCAAAGTAACtgggaaaccccaaaacaccaatgggaaccccaaaaatccaccatGGGGATCCCAAAGTAActgggaaaccccaaaatcccaatgGGAACCCCAAAGTAACAGGgaacccccaaaacaccaatgggaaccccaaaaatccaccctggGGAGCCCAAAGTAActgggaaccccaaaacaccaatgggaaccccaaaaatccaccctggGGAGCCCAAAGTAActgggaaccccaaaacaccaaagggaaccccaaaaatccaccctggCGACCCCAAAGTAACtgggaaaccccaaaacaccaatgGGAACCCCAAAGTAACtgggaaaccccaaaacaccaatgggaaccccaaaaatccaccctggGGAGCCCAAAGTAACtgggaaaccccaaaacaccaatgGGAACACAAAAAATCCACCATGGGAACCCCAAAGTAACtgggaaaccccaaaacaccaatgGGAACCCCAAAGTAACtgggaaaccccaaaacaccaatgggaaccccaaaaatccaccatGGGGAGCCCAAAGTAACtgggaaaccccaaaacaccaacgggaaccccaaaaatccaccctggggaccccaaagtaactgggaaaccccaaaacaccaatgggaaccccaaaaatccaccatGGGGAGCCCAAAGTAACtgggaaaccccaaaacaccaatgggaaccccaaaaatccaccatGGGGATCCCAAAGTAActgggaaaccccaaaatcccaatgGGAACCCCAAAGTAACAGGgaacccccaaaacaccaatgggaaccccaaaaatccaccctggGGAGCCCAAAGTAActgggaaccccaaaacaccaatgggaaccccaaaaatccaccctggGGAGCCCAAAGTAACTGGgaacccccaaaacaccaaagggaaccccaaaaatccaccctggCGACCCCAAAGTAACtgggaaaccccaaaacaccaatgGGAACACAAAAAATCCACCATGGGAACCCCAAAGTAACtgggaaaccccaaaacaccaatgggaaccccaaaaatccaccatGGGGACCCCAAAGTAACCgggaaaccccaaaacaccaatgggaaccccaaaaatccaccatGGGGACCCCAAAGTAACtgggaaaccccaaaacaccaaagggaaccccaaaaatccaccatGGGGAGCCCAAAGTAACTGGGAAACACCAAAACACCAaagggaaccccaaaaatccaccatGGGGAGCCCAAAGTAACtgggaaaccccaaaacaccaacgggaaccccaaaaatccaccctggggaccccaaagtaactgggaaaccccaaaacaccaatgggaaccccaaaaatccaccatGGGGACCCCAAAGTAACtgggaaaccccaaaacaccaatgggaaccccaaaaatccaccatGGGGAGCCCAAAGTAACtgggaaaccccaaaacaccaacgggaaccccaaaaatccaccctggggaccccaaagtaactgggaaaccccaaaacaccaatgggaaccccaaaaatccaccatGGGGAGCCCAAAGTAACtgggaaaccccaaaacaccaatgggaaccccaaaaatccaccatGGGGATCCCAAAGTAActgggaaaccccaaaatcccaatgGGAACCCCAAAGTAACAGGgaacccccaaaacaccaatgggaaccccaaaaatccaccctggGGAGCCCAAAGTAActgggaaccccaaaacaccaatgggaaccccaaaaatccaccctggGGAGCCCAAAGTAACTGGgaacccccaaaacaccaaagggaaccccaaaaatccaccctggCGACCCCAAAGTAACtgggaaaccccaaaacaccaatgGGAACCCCAAAGTAACtgggaaaccccaaaacaccaatgggaaccccaaaaatccaccctggGGAGCCCAAAGTAACtgggaaaccccaaaacaccaatgGGAACACAAAAAATCCACCATGGGAACCCCAAAGTAACtgggaaaccccaaaacaccaatgGGAACCCCAAAGTAACtgggaaaccccaaaacaccaatgggaaccccaaaaatccaccatGGGGACCCCAAAGTAACtgggaaaccccaaaacaccaatgGGAACACAAAAAATccaccctggggaccccaaagtaactgggaaaccccaaaacaccaatgggaaccccaaaaatccaccctggggaccccaaagtaactgggaaaccccaaaacaccaatgggaaccccaaaaatccaccatGGGGAGCCCAAAGTAActgggaaaccccaaaatcccaatgGGAACCCCAAAGTAACTGGgaacccccaaaacaccaatgggaaccccaaaaatccaccctggGGAGCCCAAAGTAActgggaaccccaaaacaccaaagggaaccccaaaaatccaccctggGGAGCCCAAAGTAActgggaaccccaaaacaccaatgggaaccccaaaaatccaccatGGGAACTGTAAAGTAACtgggaaaccccaaaacaccaatgggaaccccaaaaatccaccctggggaccccaaagtaactgggaaaccccaaaacaccaatgGGAACCCCAAAGTAACtgggaaaccccaaaacaccaatgggaaccccaaaaatccaccatGGGGACTGCAAAGTAActgggaaaccccaaaatcccaatgGGAACCCCAAATTCACACCGGAAACCTCAAATTCCTGATagaaaccccaaaactcccactgggacccccaaattccccccgaGCATCCCAAACTCCTCCTGGATGCACCCCAGATCTTCctggaaaccccaaaattcctgctgAGACCCCCTCCAAAATTCTTTCTggacccccccaaaattccccgtGAGCCCCCCCCAAATTTCTCTCGGATATCTCAAATTCCTCCTggaccccccccaaattccccgtGAGCCCCCCCAAAAATTTCTCTCGGATATCTCAAATTCCTCCTggacccccccaaattccccatgAGCCCCCCAAATTCCCCGTGAGCCCCCCCAAAAATTTCTCTCGGATATCTCAAATTCCTCCTGgacccccccccaaattccccgtGAGCCCCCCCAAAAATTTCTCTCGGATATCTCAAATTCCTCCTGGACCCCCCACAATTCCCCATGAGCCCTCCAAATTCCCCGTGAGCCCCCCAGAATTTGTCTCGGATATCTCAAATTCCTCCTGGACACCCCAAACTCCCCCTGAGCATCCCAAACTCCTCCTGAACACCCACCCAGATCTTcctgaaaaccccaaaaattcctgctgggacccccccccccccccaaaaaaaaaaattccctcgTGGATCCCCCAAACTCACTCCAGGACCCCCCTCCCCCGTGCTCCGTGGGTTCCAGGCCGGGTGGATTTTCCAGGAATGTCCGGGAATGCTCCGGGCGTGACTCAGCTCGGGGGGAGGGATTGGGGGGACACGTCCCGAGGGTGTGGCcgctgtccccccccccccccccctttggGGACACCCCGGTGACTCacggaggggggggggagggggtgtcCCGCAGCCCCTCCCTGAGAGGGGGCCCCGCCTCacttccccttcccaccccccccgaaaaaaaaaaa
This DNA window, taken from Cinclus cinclus chromosome 31, bCinCin1.1, whole genome shotgun sequence, encodes the following:
- the S100A10 gene encoding protein S100-A10 encodes the protein MPSQLEHAMETLMFTFHKYAGDKEHLAKEDLRALMDKEFPGFLENQRDPNALDRILRDVEQSRDGRVGFQGFFSLVAGLTIACNDYFVLHMKQRGRR